The following are from one region of the Primulina eburnea isolate SZY01 chromosome 17, ASM2296580v1, whole genome shotgun sequence genome:
- the LOC140817938 gene encoding uncharacterized protein, whose protein sequence is MGASGKQRLLQLNEMEEFRNDGYENAKIYKEKTKRGHDRQILRRNFEPRQQVLLFNSRLRLFPGKLKSRWSGPFTVETVYPYGEIELKCNNGQTFKVNGQRVKHYFGSEVRNMDNIPLGEPK, encoded by the coding sequence ATGGGAGCATCTGGCAAGCAACGACTGTTGCAGTTGAACGAGATGGAGGAATTCAGGAATGATGGCTACGAGAATGCAAAGATATACAAAGAAAAGACCAAGCGAGGGCATGACAGACAGATTCTTCGACGAAACTTCGAACCAAGACAACAGGTGTTATTGTTCAATTCTCGACTGaggttgtttcctggtaagttaaaATCACGATGGTCTGGACCATTCACAGTGGAAACAGTGTACCCATATGGTGAAATTGAGCTGAAGTGTAACAACGGTCAGACATTCAAAGTGAATGGTCAGAGGGTCAAGCATTACTTTGGAAGTGAAGTGAGAAACATGGACAACATTCCACTTGGAGAACCAAAGTAG